From Myxococcales bacterium, the proteins below share one genomic window:
- the ndhC gene encoding NADH-quinone oxidoreductase subunit A, with protein MNQSPSVFAIYAPMFLMIAVAGLLAGLFFTGATFLGGKLKETREKMLPFECGSESSGGNHLKLSVKFYLTAILFVVLDIEAVFIYPWAIQFKSLGWIGLFSMFSFLAVVVVALVYVVKKGALEWEH; from the coding sequence ATGAACCAGAGCCCCTCGGTGTTCGCGATTTACGCGCCCATGTTCTTGATGATCGCCGTCGCGGGCTTGCTCGCCGGCCTCTTCTTCACCGGCGCCACGTTCCTCGGCGGCAAGCTGAAAGAGACCCGCGAGAAGATGCTCCCGTTCGAGTGCGGGTCGGAGAGCTCGGGCGGAAATCACCTCAAGCTCTCGGTCAAATTCTACCTGACCGCCATCCTCTTCGTCGTGCTCGACATCGAAGCGGTGTTCATCTACCCCTGGGCCATTCAGTTCAAGTCGCTCGGGTGGATCGGCCTCTTCAGCATGTTCTCGTTCCTCGCGGTCGTCGTCGTAGCGCTCGTGTACGTCGTCAAAAAGGGCGCGCTCGAGTGGGAGCACTGA
- a CDS encoding NADH-quinone oxidoreductase subunit D → MEPIDLDLDENELELPAEPMRLNMGPSHPAMHGTVRMVVELSGETIDKVDVQIGYLHRGFEKMCERGTWAQVFPYADRLNYVSPMLNNVGYALAVEKLCGIAVPDRCQWYRMGLGELARISDHLTCTGAMAMELGAFTPFLWFVKARDMIWDILEEETGARLTHSFGRIGGMAAPPTPKFKDMVRKTLPKVLGILVEGEKMLLKNRIFIDRLENVGVISQEDAISLGWTGPCLRATGVSYDVRKAHPYLKYDEVEFDVPVGSKGDTLDRFLVRLAEIRQSARILEQVCDRMPDEGEVNVNDPRVMYPPKEAVYTTIEGTIQHFKLVMEGAKVPKGEVYSYTEGGNGELGFYLVSDGTGTPYRVRIRPPCFSVVSGVSQLIEGGMLSDVIPIFGSVNMIGGECDH, encoded by the coding sequence ATGGAGCCTATCGACCTCGACCTCGACGAAAATGAGCTCGAGCTTCCGGCCGAGCCGATGCGCCTCAACATGGGCCCGTCGCACCCCGCCATGCACGGCACCGTGCGTATGGTCGTCGAGCTCTCGGGAGAGACGATCGACAAGGTCGACGTGCAGATCGGCTACCTGCACCGCGGCTTCGAGAAGATGTGCGAGCGCGGCACGTGGGCGCAGGTTTTCCCCTACGCGGACCGCCTGAACTACGTCTCGCCGATGCTGAACAACGTGGGCTACGCGCTCGCGGTCGAGAAGCTCTGCGGCATCGCGGTGCCCGATCGCTGCCAGTGGTACCGCATGGGCCTCGGCGAGCTCGCGCGCATCTCGGACCACCTCACGTGCACGGGCGCCATGGCCATGGAGCTCGGGGCCTTCACGCCGTTCCTGTGGTTCGTCAAAGCGCGCGACATGATCTGGGACATCCTCGAGGAGGAGACCGGCGCGCGCCTCACGCACTCGTTCGGTCGCATCGGCGGCATGGCCGCGCCTCCGACGCCGAAGTTCAAGGACATGGTCCGCAAGACCCTGCCCAAGGTGCTCGGCATCCTCGTCGAAGGCGAGAAGATGCTCCTCAAGAACCGCATCTTCATCGACCGCCTCGAGAACGTCGGTGTCATCTCGCAAGAAGACGCCATCTCGCTCGGGTGGACGGGCCCCTGCCTCCGCGCGACGGGCGTCTCGTACGACGTGCGCAAGGCGCACCCGTACCTCAAATACGACGAGGTCGAGTTCGACGTCCCCGTCGGCAGCAAGGGCGACACCCTCGACAGGTTCCTCGTTCGCCTCGCCGAGATCCGCCAGTCGGCCCGCATCCTCGAGCAGGTGTGCGACCGCATGCCGGACGAGGGCGAGGTCAACGTGAACGATCCGCGCGTCATGTACCCGCCGAAAGAGGCCGTCTACACGACGATCGAAGGCACCATCCAGCACTTCAAGCTCGTGATGGAAGGCGCCAAAGTACCCAAAGGTGAGGTGTACTCGTACACCGAGGGTGGCAACGGGGAGCTCGGCTTCTACCTCGTGTCCGACGGGACCGGCACGCCCTACCGCGTGCGCATCCGCCCGCCGTGTTTCTCCGTCGTCTCCGGCGTGTCGCAGCTCATCGAGGGCGGCATGTTGTCCGACGTCATCCCGATCTTCGGTTCGGTGAACATGATCGGCGGCGAGTGCGATCACTGA
- a CDS encoding NADH-quinone oxidoreductase subunit C, giving the protein MSQLALDRLKAVFPDAVLETSSALGDDTAVVRPEDWLAICRFLREDPSLSFDMLTDLCGVDYPDRAPRMEVVVHVYSLSRKHRLRLKTRVGDADLTSCELDSVTSVWKAANWLERETYDMSGVTFRGHPDMRRILMYPEFEGHPLRKDYPAQKAQPLIEYRTEEEAGLTLEKQAPFGPDEGMSFGRRSYTRSEEN; this is encoded by the coding sequence GTGAGCCAGCTCGCGCTCGACCGCCTGAAGGCCGTCTTCCCCGACGCCGTCCTCGAAACCTCGTCCGCCCTCGGCGACGACACCGCCGTCGTCCGCCCGGAGGACTGGCTCGCGATCTGTCGCTTCTTGCGGGAAGATCCGTCGCTCTCGTTCGACATGCTCACCGACCTCTGCGGCGTCGACTACCCCGACCGCGCCCCTCGGATGGAGGTCGTCGTTCACGTCTACTCGCTGAGCCGCAAACACCGCCTCCGCTTGAAGACCCGCGTGGGCGACGCGGACCTCACGTCTTGCGAGCTCGACAGCGTCACGTCCGTCTGGAAGGCCGCGAACTGGCTCGAGCGAGAGACGTACGACATGAGCGGCGTGACCTTCCGCGGTCACCCGGACATGCGCCGCATCCTCATGTACCCCGAGTTCGAGGGTCACCCGCTCCGCAAGGACTACCCCGCGCAGAAGGCGCAGCCCCTCATCGAGTACCGCACCGAAGAAGAGGCCGGCCTCACGCTCGAGAAACAAGCGCCGTTCGGCCCCGACGAGGGCATGAGCTTCGGTCGCCGTTCCTACACCCGCTCGGAAGAAAACTAA
- a CDS encoding TIGR02757 family protein, with the protein MKPLVLTSTAQARRVKAVLDATRASCDVGARRERDPVGLVRPFTHRDDRELVGLLASSLAFGNVTIILAKVREVLSVLGPSPRETASRLPRLQRGLQGFVHRLFRGEDVARLLYGARRCQLRFGSLEALFLAGLEGGVDRAGPDEAREALARLVDHLRDEGGLPRTSPDGRRGPAHLLPAVRAGAGAKRLHLFLRWMVRPEDGVDLGVWSGVPRRLLACPVDTHILKLGRNLGLTARKDASDRTVREITASLARFDPEDPTKYDFSLCHLGMETRCRERFVRSVCGECPARGACRHVPRADSRDPHRQSMDFEAKTVRG; encoded by the coding sequence ATGAAACCTCTTGTCTTGACGAGCACCGCCCAGGCGCGCCGCGTGAAGGCCGTGCTCGACGCGACGCGCGCCTCGTGCGACGTGGGCGCCCGCCGCGAGAGGGACCCGGTCGGCCTCGTGCGCCCGTTCACGCACCGCGACGATCGCGAGCTCGTCGGGCTGCTCGCCTCGAGCCTCGCGTTCGGCAACGTGACGATCATCTTGGCCAAGGTGCGCGAGGTGCTCTCGGTCCTCGGCCCGAGCCCGCGCGAGACGGCGAGCCGTTTGCCGAGGCTCCAGCGTGGGCTCCAGGGGTTCGTGCACCGCCTCTTTCGTGGAGAGGACGTGGCCCGCCTCCTCTACGGGGCGAGGCGATGCCAGCTCCGCTTCGGGAGCCTCGAGGCGCTCTTCCTCGCGGGGCTCGAAGGCGGCGTCGACCGCGCCGGCCCGGACGAGGCGAGGGAGGCGCTCGCGCGGCTCGTCGACCACCTGCGCGACGAGGGCGGCCTCCCGCGGACGAGCCCCGATGGCCGCCGAGGTCCGGCGCATCTCCTGCCCGCCGTGCGCGCCGGGGCCGGCGCGAAGCGTCTTCATCTCTTCCTTCGGTGGATGGTGCGGCCGGAGGACGGCGTCGACCTCGGCGTCTGGAGCGGCGTCCCGCGGCGTCTGCTCGCGTGCCCGGTCGACACGCACATCCTCAAGCTCGGGAGAAACCTCGGCCTTACGGCGCGCAAGGACGCGAGCGACCGCACCGTGCGCGAGATCACGGCCTCGCTCGCCCGGTTCGACCCGGAAGACCCGACGAAATACGACTTTTCGCTCTGTCATCTGGGCATGGAGACGCGCTGCCGCGAGCGCTTCGTTCGCTCGGTCTGCGGCGAATGCCCGGCCCGCGGCGCGTGCCGGCACGTGCCCCGAGCGGATTCGCGAGACCCGCACCGCCAATCGATGGACTTCGAGGCGAAAACCGTGCGAGGTTAG
- a CDS encoding sigma-70 family RNA polymerase sigma factor produces MDRATSGDRAAMNQIVAMLSPHVEKQLQRYPVSDEDRRDLLQSTLVQVVRRLGSFRGDSSFSTWLFRVTANEALMMMRSQRRLRARVTFGHDIEDLDSLSARTPHKPSSDELLSSRRAAAVVKDAVDTLPDDYRDVVVLHYHEDLALQEIADRMKLTESAVRSRLHRARSKLREGLAATMVGTSAAA; encoded by the coding sequence ATGGACCGTGCAACCTCCGGTGATCGCGCCGCGATGAACCAGATCGTGGCGATGCTCTCGCCTCACGTCGAGAAGCAGCTCCAGCGGTACCCGGTGTCGGACGAGGACCGACGCGACCTCCTTCAGTCGACGCTCGTGCAGGTCGTTCGTCGCCTCGGCTCGTTCCGCGGTGACTCGAGCTTCTCCACGTGGCTCTTTCGCGTGACCGCGAACGAGGCCCTCATGATGATGCGTTCCCAGCGGCGCCTACGGGCTCGCGTGACCTTCGGGCACGACATCGAGGACCTCGACTCGCTCAGCGCCCGCACGCCCCACAAGCCCTCGTCGGACGAGCTGCTCTCCTCGCGCCGCGCCGCCGCCGTCGTGAAAGACGCCGTCGACACGCTCCCTGACGACTACCGCGACGTCGTGGTGCTCCACTACCACGAGGATCTCGCGCTCCAGGAGATCGCCGACCGCATGAAGCTCACCGAGAGCGCGGTTCGTTCGCGCCTCCACCGCGCGCGCTCGAAGCTCCGCGAGGGGCTCGCGGCGACGATGGTCGGCACGAGCGCCGCGGCCTGA
- the nuoB gene encoding NADH-quinone oxidoreductase subunit NuoB, which translates to MAKSQVTLEGSEAGFATTRLDALLNWARKYSLFQYPFVTACCGMEFMSVAGPRFDVSRFGAEAPRFSPRQADLLWVVGTISQRQAPALRRIYEQMMEPKYVLAFGTCASCGGFYDNYTTVPGIDKIIPCDVYVPGCPPRPEGVLDGLLLLQDKIARGDRKPGIVKPREDPLKDLVPLRKKGEKEQTP; encoded by the coding sequence GTGGCCAAATCCCAAGTGACCCTCGAGGGCAGCGAGGCGGGCTTCGCGACCACGCGGCTCGACGCGCTCCTCAACTGGGCGCGTAAGTACTCTCTCTTCCAGTATCCCTTCGTGACCGCGTGCTGCGGCATGGAGTTCATGTCGGTCGCCGGTCCGCGCTTCGACGTCTCGCGTTTCGGCGCCGAGGCCCCGCGCTTCTCGCCGCGTCAGGCCGATCTCCTGTGGGTCGTCGGTACGATCAGCCAGCGTCAAGCCCCGGCTCTCCGCCGCATCTACGAGCAGATGATGGAGCCCAAGTACGTGCTCGCGTTCGGCACGTGCGCGAGCTGCGGCGGCTTCTACGACAACTACACGACGGTGCCCGGCATCGACAAAATCATCCCGTGCGACGTGTACGTCCCCGGGTGCCCTCCGCGCCCCGAAGGCGTGCTCGACGGCCTCTTGCTCCTCCAGGACAAGATCGCCCGAGGCGACCGCAAGCCCGGGATCGTCAAGCCGCGCGAAGATCCTCTGAAAGACCTCGTCCCGCTTCGCAAGAAGGGCGAGAAGGAGCAGACCCCGTGA
- the def gene encoding peptide deformylase: protein MPLLKIAHVGHPILREVARPVPPSELGSAAMQAFIDDLVATMRDANGAGLAAPQVHEPVRICAIEVKDNPRYPYKPNIPLTILVNPELTPLGDETFLNYEGCLSVPNLRGEVRRFARLRVRASDRHGQPLDFEVSGLSAGTYQHECDHLDGKLFLDRVEDPRSFATWADFDRFHKEAFVARAKAVVAKYGA from the coding sequence ATGCCTCTTCTCAAGATCGCCCACGTGGGTCACCCGATCCTGCGCGAGGTGGCGCGTCCCGTCCCGCCGAGCGAGCTCGGCTCCGCGGCCATGCAGGCCTTCATCGACGATCTCGTGGCGACCATGCGGGACGCGAACGGCGCAGGGCTCGCCGCGCCCCAGGTGCACGAGCCCGTGCGCATCTGCGCCATCGAGGTGAAGGACAACCCTCGGTACCCGTACAAGCCGAACATCCCGCTCACGATCCTGGTGAACCCCGAGCTGACGCCCCTTGGGGACGAGACCTTCCTCAACTACGAAGGGTGCCTCAGCGTCCCGAACCTGCGCGGGGAGGTGAGGCGCTTCGCCCGGCTCCGAGTGCGTGCCTCGGACCGCCACGGGCAGCCGCTCGACTTCGAGGTCTCGGGGCTCTCGGCCGGCACGTACCAGCACGAGTGCGACCACCTCGACGGCAAGCTCTTCCTGGACCGCGTCGAGGATCCGCGCTCGTTCGCGACCTGGGCCGACTTCGACCGCTTCCACAAAGAGGCCTTCGTCGCCCGCGCCAAGGCCGTGGTGGCCAAGTACGGCGCGTAG
- a CDS encoding tetratricopeptide repeat protein: MTARGTLAAWALGVCAFVAPAVALADTAPSFWERARDPEATARFALHTKVRQILNFEAENPLVRFGALDRARAVLEAEHAESSPDPRLRFDLGEVYNKLELHEDAVRVLGPAVREHEAHPAALDAILALAESHAKLDHPREERDAYRLSLAHAVDPGSRATVTMNLAEAEMRLGDLKLAIATYEEAIGIASTLPSGSSAHETTALAMWGLAVALDRAGESGRAKSEAARAASLDPNRAILGGPKVFFVPAYEIDWYLAIGAAAEAASATSPHDAFDYRKIAEDHFRAYVTKARPEEPWLPLAKARLREAERLRAAAERVAKATKRPTPPPDPSQTFTF, from the coding sequence GTGACCGCGCGGGGCACCCTCGCCGCGTGGGCGCTCGGCGTTTGCGCGTTCGTCGCGCCCGCCGTGGCGCTCGCGGACACGGCCCCGTCGTTTTGGGAGAGGGCGCGCGATCCCGAGGCCACGGCCCGCTTCGCTCTCCACACGAAAGTTCGCCAGATCCTCAATTTCGAGGCCGAAAATCCGCTCGTTCGCTTCGGCGCGCTCGACCGCGCGCGCGCCGTGCTCGAGGCCGAGCACGCCGAGTCGAGCCCCGATCCGAGGCTCCGCTTCGATCTCGGCGAGGTGTACAACAAGCTCGAGCTCCACGAGGACGCGGTGCGTGTGCTCGGCCCGGCGGTCCGGGAGCACGAAGCGCACCCCGCCGCCCTCGATGCGATTTTGGCGCTCGCGGAGTCGCACGCCAAGCTCGATCACCCGCGCGAGGAGCGCGACGCGTACCGGCTCTCCCTCGCGCACGCGGTCGACCCGGGTTCACGCGCCACGGTCACGATGAACCTCGCCGAGGCCGAGATGCGCCTTGGCGATCTCAAGCTCGCCATCGCCACCTACGAAGAGGCCATCGGTATCGCGAGCACCTTGCCGTCGGGCTCGTCGGCCCACGAGACCACCGCGCTCGCCATGTGGGGCCTCGCCGTCGCGCTCGATCGGGCGGGCGAGTCGGGCCGCGCGAAGTCCGAGGCCGCCCGAGCCGCGTCCCTCGATCCGAACCGCGCCATCCTGGGCGGGCCGAAGGTGTTCTTCGTGCCCGCGTACGAAATCGACTGGTACCTCGCGATCGGCGCGGCGGCCGAGGCGGCTTCGGCCACGTCTCCCCACGACGCGTTCGACTACCGCAAGATCGCCGAGGACCACTTCCGTGCGTACGTCACGAAGGCGCGTCCCGAAGAACCGTGGCTCCCGCTCGCGAAGGCGCGCCTCCGTGAGGCCGAGCGACTTCGCGCGGCCGCCGAGCGGGTGGCCAAGGCCACGAAGCGCCCTACACCTCCGCCGGACCCGTCGCAGACCTTCACGTTCTGA